A single Streptomyces sannanensis DNA region contains:
- a CDS encoding GNAT family N-acetyltransferase: MTTSILRTDRLLLDPYRPEDEESFVSLFQDKRVSRWMGNGPQSEAAERALFGRIFSKVYAQMLFDVWAVRQDGRFVGHAEIKRTDEVDGHELVYAIAHDSWGAGLGTEIAQVLVNYGFEELGLSDVHATVAEENQASLALLGRLGFCHVRDIHEDDGTVTRVLTLSRPAA, encoded by the coding sequence ATGACGACCTCGATCCTGCGCACCGACCGTCTCCTGCTCGATCCGTACCGCCCCGAAGACGAGGAGTCCTTCGTTTCGCTCTTCCAGGACAAGCGGGTCTCGCGGTGGATGGGGAACGGCCCGCAGAGCGAGGCCGCGGAACGGGCCTTGTTCGGGCGGATCTTCAGCAAGGTGTACGCCCAGATGCTCTTCGATGTCTGGGCGGTGCGCCAGGACGGCCGCTTCGTCGGCCACGCCGAGATCAAACGCACGGACGAAGTCGACGGCCATGAACTCGTCTACGCAATCGCCCACGACAGCTGGGGCGCGGGCCTGGGCACCGAGATCGCCCAGGTGCTCGTGAACTACGGCTTCGAGGAACTCGGTCTTTCGGACGTGCACGCGACGGTGGCCGAGGAGAACCAGGCATCGCTGGCTCTCCTCGGCCGTCTTGGCTTCTGTCATGTGCGGGACATCCACGAGGACGACGGCACCGTCACCCGCGTACTGACCCTGAGCCGCCCCGCGGCATAG